From a region of the Janthinobacterium sp. 61 genome:
- the rplN gene encoding 50S ribosomal protein L14: MIQTESRLEVADNTGAKEVMCIKVLGGSKRRYAGIGDVIKVTVKVAAPRGRVKKGEIYNAVVVRTAKGVRRQDGSLVKFDGNAAVLLNAKLEPIGTRIFGPVTRELRTEKFMKIVSLAPEVL; the protein is encoded by the coding sequence TCAAACTGAAAGCCGGCTCGAAGTGGCTGACAATACCGGTGCCAAAGAAGTAATGTGCATCAAGGTATTGGGCGGCTCCAAGCGCCGTTATGCTGGCATTGGCGATGTGATCAAGGTAACCGTTAAGGTTGCTGCGCCACGTGGCCGTGTCAAAAAAGGTGAAATTTATAACGCCGTGGTTGTGCGCACCGCTAAAGGTGTTCGCCGCCAAGACGGTTCCCTGGTGAAGTTCGACGGCAACGCCGCCGTTCTGTTGAACGCCAAGCTGGAACCGATCGGTACCCGTATTTTTGGACCTGTCACACGCGAACTGCGTACTGAGAAGTTCATGAAAATCGTGTCCCTGGCACCGGAAGTCCTGTAA
- the rpsN gene encoding 30S ribosomal protein S14 — protein MAKLSLINREIKRADLVAKFAPKREALKAIVDDQSKSEEERYEARLKLQALPRNSNPTRQRNRCAITGRPRGTFRKFGLGRIKLREFAMRGEIPGMTKASW, from the coding sequence ATGGCCAAACTGTCACTGATTAATCGTGAGATCAAGCGTGCTGACCTGGTGGCGAAATTCGCCCCTAAGCGCGAAGCTCTCAAGGCCATCGTCGATGACCAATCGAAATCGGAAGAAGAGCGCTACGAAGCTCGCCTGAAATTGCAGGCGCTGCCACGTAACTCGAACCCGACGCGTCAACGTAATCGTTGCGCCATCACCGGTCGTCCGCGCGGCACATTCCGTAAATTCGGTCTGGGTCGTATCAAGCTCCGTGAATTCGCCATGCGTGGTGAAATTCCGGGTATGACAAAAGCAAGCTGGTAA
- the rplX gene encoding 50S ribosomal protein L24 yields MDKIRKNDEVIVLTGKDKGKRGVVQQRIDAEHIVVDGINIAKKATKPNPMTGVTGGIVDKTMPIHVSNVALFNAATGKADRVGFKEVDGKKVRIFKSSGEVVKA; encoded by the coding sequence ATGGATAAGATTCGTAAAAACGACGAAGTCATCGTTCTGACCGGGAAAGACAAGGGCAAACGTGGTGTGGTACAGCAGCGTATCGATGCTGAACATATCGTGGTTGATGGCATTAACATCGCTAAAAAAGCGACTAAGCCAAACCCGATGACTGGCGTAACTGGTGGTATCGTCGATAAGACCATGCCAATTCACGTGTCCAACGTTGCATTGTTTAATGCAGCGACTGGCAAGGCAGATCGCGTGGGTTTCAAAGAAGTGGACGGCAAGAAAGTCCGCATCTTTAAATCCTCCGGCGAAGTAGTGAAGGCTTAA
- the rpsK gene encoding 30S ribosomal protein S11 yields the protein MAKSQNNAASARVRKKVKKNVAEGIAHVHASFNNTIITITDRQGNALSWATSGGAGFKGSRKSTPFAAQVAAEAAGKVAVECGVKNLEVRIKGPGPGRESAVRALNNLGIKITEIQDVTPVPHNGCRPPKRRRI from the coding sequence ATGGCTAAGTCGCAAAATAACGCCGCATCAGCACGCGTGCGTAAAAAAGTTAAAAAGAACGTCGCTGAAGGCATTGCACATGTCCACGCTTCGTTCAATAACACCATCATTACCATCACCGATCGTCAAGGCAACGCCTTGTCGTGGGCTACCTCCGGCGGTGCAGGCTTCAAGGGTTCGCGTAAATCGACCCCGTTCGCAGCGCAGGTCGCCGCGGAAGCCGCTGGTAAAGTGGCTGTTGAGTGTGGCGTCAAGAACCTGGAAGTACGTATCAAGGGCCCAGGTCCTGGTCGTGAGTCCGCCGTTCGCGCGCTGAACAACCTGGGCATCAAGATCACCGAGATCCAGGACGTGACGCCGGTACCGCACAACGGTTGCCGTCCACCGAAACGTCGTCGTATCTAA
- the rpmJ gene encoding 50S ribosomal protein L36: MKVLASVKRICRNCKIIKRKGVVRVICVEPRHKQRQG, from the coding sequence ATGAAAGTTCTCGCATCAGTCAAGCGGATCTGCCGCAACTGCAAGATCATCAAGCGCAAAGGCGTAGTCCGCGTAATCTGCGTGGAACCACGTCACAAGCAGCGTCAAGGTTAA
- the rpsM gene encoding 30S ribosomal protein S13 — MARIAGVNIPNHQHTVIGLTAIYGVGRPRAEKICASTGVATNKKIKDLDDSELEKLRDEVGKFIVEGDLRRELSMNIKRLMDLGCYRGMRHRKGLPCRGQRTRTNARTRKGPRKAAQSLKK; from the coding sequence ATGGCACGTATTGCAGGGGTTAATATCCCAAATCATCAGCATACCGTTATCGGCCTGACGGCCATCTACGGTGTGGGCCGTCCACGCGCAGAGAAAATCTGTGCATCGACCGGTGTAGCAACCAACAAAAAGATCAAAGATCTGGATGACAGCGAACTGGAAAAACTGCGCGATGAAGTAGGTAAATTCATCGTCGAAGGCGATCTGCGTCGTGAACTGTCCATGAACATCAAGCGTTTGATGGATCTGGGTTGCTACCGCGGCATGCGTCATCGTAAGGGTCTGCCTTGCCGTGGCCAGCGTACGCGTACGAACGCACGTACCCGCAAGGGACCGCGTAAAGCCGCTCAATCGCTGAAAAAATAA
- the secY gene encoding preprotein translocase subunit SecY, whose protein sequence is MATNPQLAKSAAAGFPWGRLWFLLGALVVYRIGAHVPVPGIDPTQLASLFKEHEGGVLGMFNMFSGGALSRFTVFALGIMPYISASIIMQLLSIVSPQMEALKKEGEAGRRKITQYTRYFTVALALFQALGIAVALESQAGLVLEPGLAFRFVTVVTLLTGTMFLMWLGEQITERGLGNGISIIIFAGIAAGLPSALGGLFTQVSNGSIGSFSAIFIVILVALVTYFVVFVERGQRKILVNYAKRQVGNKIYGGQTSHLPLKLNMAGVIPPIFASSIILFPATIVDWFSKGADNANPVVRFLKDLAASMGPGEPIHALLYAVAIVFFCFFYTALVFNSKETADNLKKSGAFIPGIRPGEQTARYIDKILTRLTLAGAVYITLVCLLPEFMQAQWKVPFYFGGTSLLIIVVVTMDFMAQVQNYVMSQQYDSLLRKANFKGGIPTR, encoded by the coding sequence TTGGCGACTAATCCACAACTTGCTAAAAGTGCAGCGGCCGGTTTCCCTTGGGGACGGCTCTGGTTTTTGCTTGGCGCATTGGTGGTTTATCGTATCGGTGCTCACGTCCCGGTTCCCGGGATTGACCCGACACAATTAGCCTCGCTGTTCAAGGAGCACGAAGGCGGCGTCCTGGGCATGTTCAACATGTTCTCGGGCGGTGCCTTGTCTCGTTTTACAGTGTTTGCGCTGGGTATCATGCCTTATATCTCGGCCTCGATCATCATGCAGTTGCTGTCGATCGTGTCACCGCAGATGGAAGCGTTGAAAAAAGAAGGCGAAGCAGGTCGTCGCAAGATCACCCAGTACACCCGGTATTTCACGGTTGCCCTGGCACTGTTCCAAGCGTTGGGCATTGCAGTCGCACTGGAGTCGCAAGCTGGTCTCGTGTTGGAACCTGGTCTTGCATTCCGCTTCGTGACGGTCGTCACTTTGTTGACCGGTACAATGTTTTTGATGTGGTTGGGTGAGCAAATTACCGAGCGTGGTTTGGGTAATGGCATCTCGATCATCATTTTTGCCGGGATTGCAGCAGGTCTGCCGTCGGCGTTGGGTGGCTTGTTCACTCAGGTGTCGAATGGTTCGATCGGCAGCTTCAGCGCGATTTTCATCGTGATTCTGGTAGCACTGGTAACGTACTTCGTTGTATTCGTCGAACGTGGTCAGCGCAAAATATTGGTCAATTACGCGAAGCGCCAGGTAGGCAACAAGATTTATGGCGGTCAAACCAGCCATTTGCCGTTGAAGCTGAACATGGCCGGCGTGATCCCGCCGATCTTTGCTTCTTCGATCATCTTGTTTCCGGCCACTATCGTGGACTGGTTTTCAAAGGGCGCCGACAACGCTAACCCTGTGGTGCGGTTCTTGAAAGATTTGGCAGCATCGATGGGGCCTGGTGAGCCTATCCATGCGCTGTTGTACGCAGTGGCTATCGTGTTTTTCTGTTTCTTCTATACAGCGCTGGTGTTTAACAGCAAGGAAACAGCGGATAACTTGAAGAAAAGCGGTGCGTTCATTCCCGGGATCCGTCCAGGCGAGCAAACAGCCCGTTACATCGACAAGATCCTGACACGCTTGACACTTGCCGGCGCAGTCTACATCACCCTGGTGTGTTTATTGCCGGAATTTATGCAAGCCCAGTGGAAAGTACCATTCTATTTCGGCGGTACTTCTTTATTGATTATTGTAGTTGTCACCATGGATTTCATGGCGCAAGTACAGAACTACGTGATGTCGCAGCAATATGATTCGCTGCTGCGCAAAGCAAATTTCAAGGGCGGAATTCCGACGCGTTAA
- the rpmD gene encoding 50S ribosomal protein L30: MTNTVKVQLVKGLIGTRESHRATVRGLGLRRVNSVSELQDTPSVRGMINKVSYLVKVVG, translated from the coding sequence ATGACAAACACAGTCAAAGTGCAATTGGTCAAGGGCTTGATCGGTACGCGCGAATCGCATCGCGCTACCGTGCGCGGTCTGGGTCTGCGTCGTGTAAATTCGGTTTCCGAATTGCAAGACACCCCATCCGTACGCGGCATGATCAATAAAGTATCGTATCTCGTTAAAGTTGTCGGGTAA
- the rplO gene encoding 50S ribosomal protein L15, with protein sequence MELNTIAPAEGAKHYKRRVGRGIGSGLGKTSGRGHKGQKSRSGGFHKVGFEGGQMPLQRRLPKRGFKSMHATFKAEVRLSDLNNLAVGDVDILVLKQAGVLGVLARDVRVILSGEITKAVNLKGLKVSAGAKAAIEAAGGSVA encoded by the coding sequence ATGGAATTGAATACTATTGCACCAGCCGAAGGCGCTAAGCACTACAAGCGTCGCGTCGGTCGCGGTATCGGCTCCGGCCTGGGTAAAACCTCGGGTCGTGGTCACAAAGGTCAGAAATCGCGTTCGGGCGGCTTTCATAAAGTCGGTTTCGAAGGCGGTCAGATGCCTCTGCAACGCCGTCTGCCTAAGCGCGGTTTCAAATCGATGCACGCAACCTTCAAAGCTGAAGTGCGCCTGTCCGATCTGAACAACCTGGCTGTTGGCGATGTCGACATTCTGGTCTTGAAGCAAGCTGGCGTTCTGGGCGTGTTGGCCCGTGACGTGCGCGTGATCTTGTCCGGCGAAATCACCAAAGCGGTGAATTTGAAGGGCTTGAAAGTGTCCGCTGGCGCGAAAGCAGCCATCGAAGCAGCCGGCGGCTCGGTAGCCTGA
- the rpsD gene encoding 30S ribosomal protein S4, translated as MARYIGPKAKLSRREGTDLFLKSARRSLDSKCKLDVKPGQHGVKSGARTSDYGNQLREKQKVKRMYGVLERQFRRYFAEADRRKGNTGETLLKLLETRLDNVCYRMGFGSTRAEARQLVSHKAFTVNGIVVNIASYAVKVGDIVAVREKSKKQVRIVEALSLAEQVGMPSWVSVDAKKMEGTFKSLPERNEIANDVNESLIVELYSR; from the coding sequence GTGGCACGTTATATCGGACCTAAAGCAAAACTCTCCCGCCGTGAAGGTACTGACCTGTTCCTGAAGAGCGCACGTCGCTCGCTGGACAGCAAGTGCAAACTGGATGTCAAACCAGGCCAGCACGGTGTCAAATCCGGCGCCCGCACCTCGGACTACGGTAACCAACTGCGCGAAAAGCAAAAAGTCAAGCGCATGTACGGCGTGCTGGAACGTCAATTCCGCCGCTACTTCGCTGAAGCAGACCGTCGTAAAGGCAACACCGGCGAAACGCTGTTGAAGTTGCTGGAAACGCGTCTGGACAACGTTTGCTACCGCATGGGCTTTGGCTCGACCCGCGCTGAAGCGCGTCAATTGGTCAGCCACAAAGCGTTCACCGTGAACGGTATCGTTGTCAACATCGCTTCGTACGCTGTCAAAGTTGGCGACATCGTTGCTGTTCGTGAAAAATCGAAAAAGCAAGTGCGTATCGTTGAAGCACTGTCGCTGGCTGAACAAGTCGGCATGCCTAGCTGGGTTTCGGTTGATGCCAAGAAAATGGAAGGTACCTTCAAGTCCCTGCCAGAGCGTAACGAAATCGCTAACGACGTCAACGAATCGCTGATCGTCGAGCTGTACTCGCGTTAA
- the rplF gene encoding 50S ribosomal protein L6 encodes MSRVAKMPIVVPAGAEVAISAQAITVKGPLGVLSQALTGQVKVENNAGTLSFDVANDSREANAMSGTLRALVNNMVVGVTKGFEKKLNLVGVGYKAQAQGDKLNLSLGFSHPVVHDMPAGVTCATPTPTEILIKGIDRQQVGQVAAEVRAYRAPEPYKGKGVRYADEVVKLKETKKK; translated from the coding sequence ATGTCTCGAGTAGCTAAAATGCCTATCGTAGTGCCAGCTGGCGCCGAAGTCGCCATCTCCGCACAAGCGATCACCGTAAAAGGCCCGCTGGGCGTACTTTCCCAGGCCCTTACCGGTCAGGTCAAAGTAGAAAACAATGCAGGAACCCTGAGTTTCGACGTGGCGAACGACAGCCGCGAAGCCAATGCCATGTCCGGCACGCTGCGCGCACTGGTCAACAACATGGTTGTTGGCGTCACCAAGGGTTTCGAGAAAAAGCTGAACCTGGTAGGCGTGGGTTACAAGGCGCAAGCTCAAGGCGACAAGTTGAATCTGTCCCTGGGTTTCTCGCACCCTGTAGTGCATGACATGCCAGCTGGCGTTACCTGCGCAACACCAACCCCGACCGAGATCCTGATTAAAGGTATCGACCGTCAACAGGTTGGCCAGGTAGCCGCTGAAGTTCGTGCTTACCGCGCTCCTGAGCCTTATAAAGGCAAGGGCGTTCGCTATGCGGACGAAGTGGTTAAGCTTAAAGAAACCAAGAAGAAGTAA
- the rpsE gene encoding 30S ribosomal protein S5, producing MAKMQAKMQSDKPDDGMREKMIAINRVTKVVKGGRIMGFAALTVVGDGDGRVGMGKGKSKEVPVGVQKAMEEARRNLIKVPLKNGTLHHTVVGRHGASKVLMNPAKPGTGVIAGGAMRAIFEVMGVTDVVAKSTGSNNPYNLVRATLDGLSKMSTASDIAAKRGKSVEDILA from the coding sequence ATGGCAAAAATGCAAGCAAAAATGCAAAGCGACAAGCCGGATGATGGCATGCGCGAAAAAATGATCGCGATCAACCGCGTGACCAAAGTGGTCAAGGGTGGTCGTATCATGGGTTTCGCCGCGCTGACCGTAGTTGGTGATGGCGATGGCCGCGTCGGCATGGGCAAGGGCAAATCGAAAGAAGTGCCAGTTGGCGTGCAGAAGGCAATGGAAGAAGCCCGTCGCAACCTGATCAAAGTACCGCTCAAAAACGGTACCTTGCATCACACGGTTGTTGGTCGTCACGGCGCCTCCAAGGTCCTGATGAACCCAGCTAAGCCTGGTACTGGCGTTATCGCTGGTGGCGCAATGCGCGCTATCTTCGAAGTGATGGGCGTGACGGACGTGGTGGCGAAATCCACCGGTTCGAACAACCCATACAACCTGGTACGCGCTACGCTGGACGGCCTGTCGAAAATGAGCACTGCTTCCGATATCGCTGCCAAACGCGGCAAGTCGGTCGAAGACATTCTGGCTTAA
- the rpsH gene encoding 30S ribosomal protein S8: protein MSMSDPIADMLTRIRNAQGVQKTTVAMPSSKVKIAIASVLKDEGYIEDFAVAEAGGKAELKIGLKYYVGRPVIERLERVSRPGLRVYKGKDEIPVVMNGLGVAIVSTPQGVMTDRKARATGVGGEVICYVA, encoded by the coding sequence ATGAGTATGAGCGATCCTATCGCCGATATGCTGACCCGCATTCGCAATGCACAAGGCGTGCAAAAGACGACCGTGGCCATGCCATCGTCGAAAGTCAAAATTGCGATTGCCAGCGTCCTGAAGGACGAGGGTTACATTGAAGATTTCGCTGTTGCCGAAGCTGGTGGCAAAGCGGAACTGAAAATCGGTTTGAAGTATTATGTTGGCCGTCCCGTTATTGAGCGCTTGGAGCGCGTGTCCCGTCCGGGTCTGCGCGTCTACAAGGGTAAAGACGAGATCCCTGTTGTGATGAATGGCTTGGGTGTGGCGATCGTGTCGACTCCGCAAGGCGTCATGACTGACCGCAAAGCACGCGCTACCGGTGTCGGCGGCGAAGTTATTTGCTACGTGGCTTAA
- the infA gene encoding translation initiation factor IF-1, with protein sequence MAKDDVIQMQGEILENLPNATFRVKLENGHVVLGHISGKMRMNYIRILPGDKVTVELTPYDLSRARIVFRTK encoded by the coding sequence ATGGCAAAAGACGACGTCATACAGATGCAGGGCGAGATTCTTGAGAATCTCCCAAATGCAACATTTCGAGTGAAGCTGGAGAACGGACACGTGGTGCTCGGGCATATTTCAGGTAAAATGCGGATGAACTATATTCGCATTCTCCCTGGAGACAAGGTGACGGTGGAGTTAACGCCGTACGACCTGAGCCGAGCCCGCATTGTGTTCCGTACCAAGTAA
- the rplE gene encoding 50S ribosomal protein L5, giving the protein MARLQEFYKEKVVADLTSKFGYKSVMEVPRLTKITLNMGVGEAIADKKVLEHAVADLTKIAGQKPVTTKSRKAIAGFKIREGYPIGTMVTLRGARMYEFLDRFITVALPRVRDFRGVNGRAFDGRGNYNIGVKEQIIFPEIEYDKIDALRGMNISITTTAKTDDEAKALLAAFKFPFRN; this is encoded by the coding sequence ATGGCACGTCTCCAAGAATTCTATAAAGAAAAAGTCGTTGCCGACCTGACCAGCAAGTTTGGTTACAAGTCGGTAATGGAAGTTCCACGCCTGACCAAAATCACCCTGAACATGGGTGTTGGTGAGGCTATCGCGGATAAAAAAGTTCTCGAGCACGCAGTTGCTGACTTGACCAAGATCGCCGGCCAGAAGCCAGTGACCACCAAGTCCCGCAAAGCGATCGCAGGCTTCAAAATCCGTGAAGGTTACCCGATCGGTACGATGGTCACCCTGCGCGGCGCTCGCATGTACGAGTTCCTGGATCGCTTCATTACCGTGGCTCTGCCGCGCGTACGCGATTTCCGTGGTGTGAACGGCCGTGCATTTGATGGTCGTGGTAACTACAACATCGGTGTCAAGGAACAGATCATTTTCCCTGAAATCGAATACGACAAGATTGACGCGTTGCGCGGTATGAATATCAGCATCACGACAACCGCTAAGACCGATGACGAAGCCAAAGCTTTGCTCGCCGCCTTTAAATTCCCTTTCAGGAACTGA
- the rplR gene encoding 50S ribosomal protein L18, which translates to MDKKESRLRRGRQTRIKIAELKVNRLSVHRTNLHIYANLISPDAKILVSASTAEAEVRAELAGQSGKGGNAAAAALIGKRVAEKALKAGITEVAFDRSGFRYHGRVKALAEAAREAGLKF; encoded by the coding sequence ATGGATAAGAAAGAATCACGGCTTCGCCGCGGACGCCAAACCCGCATCAAGATTGCGGAATTGAAAGTAAATCGCTTGTCGGTGCATCGCACCAACCTGCACATTTACGCCAACCTGATCAGCCCGGATGCAAAAATCCTGGTTTCGGCCTCGACGGCTGAAGCGGAAGTTCGCGCTGAACTGGCAGGCCAATCCGGCAAAGGCGGCAATGCCGCTGCTGCAGCCTTGATCGGCAAGCGCGTCGCTGAAAAAGCGTTGAAAGCAGGGATTACCGAAGTTGCGTTTGACCGCTCCGGTTTCCGTTACCACGGCCGTGTGAAAGCGTTGGCAGAAGCCGCACGCGAAGCCGGTCTGAAGTTCTAA